A genomic stretch from Bifidobacterium sp. ESL0769 includes:
- a CDS encoding FtsX-like permease family protein, whose product MASDDTIGPDFRQEDTVRIPPITPGAATSNVDGKDSEPSQGHTSKRMLWRDIRQAFSKSKGRFFSIVCLVALGSFALVGLTVSGPDMRDTGNAYFAEHHLADLSVISSYGLDKADRQQIDKAPGASRIEYGYLKDVVIRNSDESVRVLSAPEDISTYHLVAGRMPKTSRETVIDSSHKGKYPIGSTLRLTEKPDALGRKVLRRDNFKVVGFVDSTEILSSVNMGPSTSGSGSLDGYAVVTPSAFKSDDYMIARLTYTDLDHMHDHYSSKYNDALQVHKKALDKILAGRPKARRQSIEKQVKPQIDSGQQQVNDAKQQLSSARQQLTDGKSQLDSGSQQLAASRQQLATQVASAQQQIAAAQTKIANGQNTYNTNKQQYDTGAAQVGAAAQQISNAYAQLNAVQSQIDTNSGKLEAGKKQADDAVAQVEAAQTANQQGIDAVQGQINAGNAQLPSLSGPAHDALQAQLAQLNTQLQQLQVQTQVIAQKSAEAKAGRDAFVVNTYNLGIAQIQAAQAQLNAQRAQVNASNAQLAQKQQQLAAAKTSLDQAAAQLAQAKAHVQQSQQQLAANQQQAQAQINAAQTQLTDKTNEYNTNKAQFDQAEPGAQKKIKDAERKLNNATAMLNALEDPVYSVDSKRETPGSDGYKIYDSISVIVDSLSRIFPYFMYLVAALVTFTTMTRFVDEERINAGTLKGLGYSDRDVMKKFVVYGFAASILGAVIGIFAGHTLLPMIVYNAYKVGFNVPVIHLGFHWQVTLLAFVLAMVSAVVPAVWSAARELKERPAALMLPKPPSAGSKILLERIPFIWNHLNFTHKVTARNIFRYKQRMFMTIFGVCGSVALLTAGFAVQGSISAINQHQFGDVMHYNLIAAENAHVTDSQNKAIGKRLEKSDIKRSMPVHYESITKVAGHNGDKQSVTMLVPRDTSSFDDYIKLDTRQGHHPLSLEPNGAVISERFANLVHAKKGDTIDFQNGAGKTYRVKVTGICEMYLGHFMVMSPSAYRSVFGQRYQTNAYMVTLKDGSMANTKRQAASFMRLGGIEGVVQNTTLMHQIDVVVKALNQIMWVLIIVATMLGVVILYNLTNLNVSERVRELSTIKVLGFYNGETTMYIYRETILLSLLGIVVGYGFGAWLHRYIITAVPPDDVMFDPSVTWLAFVVPLVVVGFITAALGWFVNTKLKHLDMLEALKSVD is encoded by the coding sequence ATGGCAAGTGACGATACAATAGGCCCGGATTTTCGGCAGGAAGACACCGTTCGGATTCCTCCTATCACACCGGGCGCGGCTACTTCAAACGTCGATGGGAAAGATTCGGAGCCATCGCAAGGCCACACTTCGAAACGGATGCTGTGGCGCGATATTCGGCAGGCGTTCTCGAAATCGAAAGGTCGGTTCTTCTCTATCGTCTGCCTCGTGGCGCTAGGTTCCTTCGCGCTGGTGGGGCTCACCGTCTCCGGGCCAGATATGCGAGACACAGGCAACGCCTACTTTGCCGAGCACCATTTGGCCGATTTGAGCGTCATCTCGAGTTATGGGCTCGACAAGGCCGACCGGCAGCAGATTGATAAGGCGCCGGGAGCCTCACGCATCGAATACGGATATCTCAAGGATGTTGTAATACGAAATAGTGATGAAAGCGTTCGCGTGCTCTCTGCGCCGGAAGATATTTCGACCTATCATCTCGTGGCAGGTCGGATGCCGAAAACTTCGCGTGAAACGGTTATCGATTCATCGCACAAGGGCAAATATCCGATTGGCTCGACGCTGCGGCTTACCGAAAAGCCGGACGCTCTGGGACGTAAGGTGTTGCGTCGCGACAACTTCAAGGTCGTCGGTTTCGTCGATTCCACTGAAATCCTGAGTTCGGTGAATATGGGGCCTTCGACTTCCGGTTCCGGCTCGCTGGATGGGTATGCGGTGGTGACGCCAAGTGCGTTCAAATCCGATGATTATATGATTGCAAGGCTTACTTATACCGACCTTGACCATATGCACGACCATTATTCATCGAAATATAATGACGCGTTGCAAGTGCACAAGAAGGCGCTCGATAAAATCTTGGCTGGACGGCCCAAAGCGCGGCGGCAAAGCATCGAAAAGCAGGTCAAGCCGCAGATCGACTCTGGGCAGCAGCAGGTCAATGATGCCAAGCAGCAGCTCTCCAGCGCACGGCAACAATTGACCGACGGCAAGTCGCAACTTGACAGCGGCAGCCAGCAGTTGGCTGCCTCCCGACAGCAATTGGCCACGCAGGTCGCTTCGGCGCAACAGCAGATTGCCGCGGCGCAAACCAAGATTGCGAACGGGCAGAACACTTACAACACCAACAAGCAACAGTATGATACCGGAGCCGCGCAAGTCGGTGCGGCGGCTCAGCAGATCAGCAACGCATACGCGCAGCTCAATGCCGTGCAATCGCAGATTGACACCAACTCGGGCAAACTTGAGGCAGGCAAGAAACAGGCCGATGATGCGGTGGCGCAGGTCGAAGCGGCACAAACGGCCAATCAGCAGGGGATTGACGCTGTGCAGGGGCAGATTAATGCTGGCAACGCTCAGCTTCCATCACTTTCCGGACCCGCTCACGACGCTCTGCAAGCTCAACTTGCCCAGCTCAATACTCAATTGCAGCAACTTCAGGTTCAGACTCAAGTTATCGCGCAAAAGTCAGCAGAAGCCAAAGCCGGACGCGACGCTTTCGTTGTCAATACCTATAATCTCGGAATCGCGCAGATTCAAGCTGCTCAGGCGCAGCTCAACGCCCAACGCGCCCAGGTAAATGCCAGCAATGCCCAGCTTGCCCAGAAGCAACAGCAGTTGGCCGCCGCCAAGACGTCGCTTGACCAGGCCGCAGCCCAGCTTGCACAGGCCAAAGCCCATGTCCAACAATCGCAACAACAACTTGCTGCCAACCAGCAGCAGGCGCAGGCTCAGATTAATGCTGCTCAAACCCAATTGACCGATAAAACCAACGAATACAACACCAACAAGGCGCAGTTCGATCAGGCAGAGCCCGGTGCACAAAAGAAAATCAAGGATGCCGAGCGCAAGCTCAACAACGCCACCGCGATGCTTAATGCCCTCGAAGATCCGGTCTATTCGGTGGATTCCAAGCGCGAAACGCCTGGCTCTGACGGCTACAAGATCTACGATTCGATTTCCGTGATCGTCGATTCGCTTTCGCGCATCTTCCCGTACTTCATGTACTTGGTTGCCGCGCTGGTCACGTTCACCACGATGACCCGTTTCGTCGACGAGGAGCGCATCAACGCCGGCACGCTCAAGGGGCTGGGCTATTCCGACCGCGACGTGATGAAGAAATTCGTGGTTTATGGCTTCGCCGCTTCGATTCTGGGCGCGGTTATCGGCATTTTCGCGGGCCATACGCTACTGCCGATGATCGTCTATAACGCTTATAAAGTCGGCTTTAACGTGCCGGTGATCCATCTCGGATTCCACTGGCAAGTCACGCTGCTGGCTTTCGTGCTGGCCATGGTAAGCGCCGTCGTGCCGGCCGTGTGGAGCGCCGCACGCGAGCTCAAGGAACGTCCGGCCGCGCTGATGCTGCCCAAGCCGCCGAGCGCTGGTTCCAAGATTCTGCTGGAACGTATACCTTTCATCTGGAATCATCTGAACTTCACTCACAAAGTGACCGCCCGCAACATTTTCCGCTACAAGCAGCGTATGTTCATGACCATTTTCGGCGTCTGCGGTTCGGTAGCGCTGTTGACCGCGGGCTTTGCGGTGCAGGGTTCGATTTCGGCCATCAACCAGCACCAGTTCGGCGACGTGATGCATTACAATCTCATTGCGGCGGAAAACGCTCACGTCACCGATTCCCAGAATAAGGCCATCGGCAAGCGGCTTGAGAAATCCGATATCAAGCGCTCGATGCCGGTTCATTACGAATCGATAACCAAGGTTGCCGGGCACAACGGCGACAAGCAGTCCGTCACCATGCTCGTGCCACGCGATACTTCAAGCTTCGATGATTACATCAAGCTTGACACGCGTCAAGGCCATCATCCTCTTTCGCTGGAGCCGAATGGGGCGGTGATCTCCGAGCGTTTCGCAAACCTCGTACACGCCAAGAAGGGCGACACCATCGACTTCCAGAATGGCGCCGGCAAGACCTACCGTGTCAAGGTCACCGGCATCTGCGAGATGTATCTCGGCCACTTCATGGTGATGAGTCCGTCGGCGTATCGTTCGGTTTTCGGGCAACGCTACCAGACCAACGCTTATATGGTCACGTTGAAGGACGGCAGCATGGCCAACACCAAGCGGCAGGCAGCCTCATTCATGCGACTGGGCGGCATCGAGGGCGTGGTGCAGAACACGACGCTCATGCACCAGATTGATGTGGTGGTCAAGGCCTTGAACCAGATCATGTGGGTGCTCATCATCGTGGCGACCATGCTCGGCGTGGTTATCCTCTACAACCTCACCAATCTCAACGTCTCCGAGCGTGTCCGCGAGCTCTCGACCATCAAGGTGCTGGGCTTCTACAACGGAGAGACCACGATGTATATCTACCGCGAAACGATTTTGCTTTCGTTGCTCGGCATCGTCGTCGGCTACGGCTTCGGCGCATGGCTACACCGCTACATCATCACCGCCGTCCCGCCCGACGACGTCATGTTCGACCCGTCGGTCACCTGGCTCGCCTTCGTGGTGCCGCTGGTCGTGGTCGGTTTCATCACGGCCGCGCTGGGTTGGTTCGTCAACACCAAGCTGAAGCATCTTGATATGCTCGAGGCCCTCAAGTCCGTGGACTGA
- a CDS encoding ABC transporter ATP-binding protein translates to MAYIDVRGETKQYKTGDTTIYANRDVTFSINQGELVVILGASGAGKSTLLNILGGMDTCDAGQVIIDGNDIAQYNARQLTTYRRYDVGFVFQFYNLVSNLTARENVELSAEIVPHAADPTQTLIDVGLQNRLDNFPAQLSGGEQQRVAIARAVAKKPKILLCDEPTGALDYHTGKQVLRILQDQSRKFGSTVIIVTHNAAIAPIADRVIHMRDARVQGIEEHATPADISDIEW, encoded by the coding sequence ATGGCATATATCGATGTGCGGGGCGAAACAAAGCAATACAAAACCGGTGATACCACCATTTATGCGAATCGCGACGTGACATTTTCCATTAACCAAGGCGAGCTCGTGGTCATTCTCGGCGCTTCAGGCGCGGGCAAATCGACATTGCTGAACATCCTGGGCGGGATGGATACCTGCGACGCAGGCCAGGTGATTATCGATGGCAATGATATTGCGCAATATAACGCCCGGCAGTTGACAACCTACCGTCGTTACGACGTCGGCTTCGTTTTCCAGTTCTACAATCTCGTCTCCAACCTGACCGCGCGCGAGAACGTGGAGCTTTCCGCCGAAATCGTGCCGCACGCCGCCGACCCGACGCAGACGCTGATTGACGTCGGGCTTCAAAACAGGCTCGACAATTTCCCGGCCCAGCTTTCCGGCGGCGAACAGCAGCGCGTTGCCATCGCCCGTGCCGTGGCCAAGAAGCCGAAGATTCTGCTGTGTGACGAACCGACCGGCGCACTCGACTATCACACTGGCAAACAGGTGCTGCGCATTCTGCAGGATCAGTCGCGCAAGTTTGGCTCCACCGTCATCATCGTCACCCACAACGCCGCCATCGCGCCGATTGCCGACCGCGTTATCCACATGCGCGACGCCCGAGTACAGGGCATTGAAGAGCACGCGACGCCAGCCGATATCAGCGATATCGAATGGTGA
- a CDS encoding TetM/TetW/TetO/TetS family tetracycline resistance ribosomal protection protein, which translates to MRRAVVGIAAHVDAGKTTLCEAMLYRAGEIRKLGRVDHGDAFLDTDAMEKRRGITIFSKQAILDVRGDNVGGTSAKESKSSKTSASQGDFEFTLLDTPGHVDFSAEMERTLRVLDYAILVVDANGGLQGYTETLWRLLARYNVPTFVFINKMDAVGADKAGLIRQMQQRFSEGCVDFEGDTEPGEQEEVALLDDRGIAMDELLDSGRISDDTLRSMVTAREMFPCYSGSALKLEGIDEFLAGLERFTKQKDYPSDLGARVYKISHDEQGNRLTWLKVTGGSLKVKATLTNERDSNSQKSESVDRSGGHTPKSEGDSSEDSNDLAESDTAIWQEKVDQIRRYSGAKFELADEVGAGSVCAVTGLTQTFPGEGLGVEPDAGESVLQPVLTYTVLPGKANTGDNQQHNVDETQESDSSTGEQQAKSAEVTPELHKILVALRTLEDEDPALHVRWVARLGEIHVQLMGAVQVEIITQMMHDRFGIDVHFGPGGILYRETITAPIEGIGHFEPLRHYAEVHLLMEPGEPGSGMRFESRCSLDDLDRNWQRAILTHLREKEHLGVLLGSPITDMKISLVAGRGHEKHTEGGDFREATYRAVRQGLMELKAKGECRLLEPWYSFRLEVPQDMLGRAMADIQRMSGTFDAPKSDGDYAELEGSAPVSEMRDYSMDVNAYTHGRGSLTCVFAGYKPCHYADEIIKQTAYDPETDLENTPDSVFCAHGAGYAVKWNKVPDFAHVESGLQFKN; encoded by the coding sequence ATGAGACGAGCGGTGGTGGGGATTGCGGCGCATGTGGATGCGGGGAAGACCACGTTGTGCGAGGCGATGCTCTATCGCGCCGGCGAGATTCGCAAGCTCGGGCGTGTGGATCACGGTGATGCGTTTCTTGATACGGATGCCATGGAGAAGCGGCGTGGAATCACCATTTTCTCGAAGCAAGCGATTCTTGATGTTCGCGGAGACAATGTAGGCGGTACTTCTGCAAAAGAAAGCAAGAGTTCAAAAACCAGTGCGAGTCAAGGCGATTTCGAGTTCACGTTGCTTGACACCCCTGGCCACGTCGATTTTTCGGCGGAGATGGAGCGGACGCTGCGGGTACTAGATTACGCAATTCTCGTGGTGGATGCCAACGGTGGGCTGCAGGGTTACACCGAAACGCTCTGGCGGCTGCTCGCCCGCTACAACGTGCCGACGTTTGTCTTCATTAATAAAATGGACGCGGTCGGAGCTGACAAGGCTGGGCTTATTAGGCAGATGCAACAGAGGTTTTCTGAAGGTTGTGTTGATTTTGAAGGGGACACTGAGCCGGGCGAGCAGGAAGAAGTCGCGTTGCTCGATGATCGCGGCATCGCGATGGACGAGCTTTTGGACTCAGGCAGGATTTCTGATGACACCTTGCGTTCGATGGTCACCGCGCGTGAGATGTTTCCTTGCTACTCTGGTTCGGCGCTGAAGCTTGAAGGCATTGATGAATTCCTTGCCGGGCTGGAACGGTTTACGAAACAGAAGGATTATCCCAGCGATCTCGGCGCTCGCGTCTACAAGATTTCGCACGACGAGCAGGGCAATCGTCTCACTTGGCTCAAAGTTACTGGCGGCTCGCTTAAAGTCAAAGCAACGCTTACGAACGAGCGTGATAGTAATTCCCAAAAATCCGAAAGTGTCGATCGAAGCGGTGGCCATACCCCTAAATCCGAAGGTGACAGCTCGGAAGACAGCAATGACTTGGCTGAATCCGATACTGCAATCTGGCAGGAAAAAGTCGACCAGATTCGGCGGTATTCCGGGGCAAAGTTCGAGTTGGCCGACGAGGTTGGGGCCGGTTCCGTCTGTGCGGTGACTGGATTGACGCAAACCTTCCCGGGTGAAGGCTTGGGAGTTGAGCCCGATGCAGGCGAATCTGTATTGCAACCAGTGCTCACTTATACCGTATTGCCCGGTAAAGCTAATACTGGTGACAATCAACAACATAATGTTGATGAAACGCAGGAGAGTGATTCGTCGACAGGCGAGCAACAGGCCAAGTCTGCCGAAGTCACGCCGGAATTGCACAAGATTCTGGTGGCGCTGCGAACGCTCGAGGACGAAGACCCGGCGTTGCACGTGCGCTGGGTAGCGAGGCTCGGTGAAATCCATGTGCAGCTGATGGGTGCGGTGCAGGTCGAAATCATCACGCAGATGATGCACGACCGCTTCGGCATCGACGTTCATTTTGGCCCTGGCGGCATTCTTTACCGCGAGACCATTACGGCCCCGATCGAAGGTATCGGCCATTTCGAGCCGTTGCGTCACTATGCGGAAGTTCATCTGCTGATGGAACCGGGCGAGCCGGGCAGTGGCATGCGTTTCGAGTCGCGTTGCAGCCTCGACGATCTCGACCGCAATTGGCAACGCGCGATTCTGACCCATCTGCGCGAGAAGGAACATCTTGGTGTGCTCCTGGGTTCGCCGATAACAGATATGAAGATTTCCCTTGTCGCCGGCCGCGGCCACGAAAAGCATACGGAAGGCGGCGATTTTCGCGAGGCCACGTATCGTGCGGTACGGCAAGGTCTGATGGAACTCAAGGCAAAAGGTGAGTGTCGGCTTTTGGAGCCGTGGTACAGCTTCCGCTTGGAAGTCCCGCAGGACATGTTGGGCCGCGCGATGGCCGATATCCAACGGATGAGCGGCACGTTCGACGCTCCAAAATCCGACGGTGACTACGCCGAGTTGGAGGGCAGTGCGCCGGTCTCCGAAATGCGCGACTATTCGATGGATGTCAATGCCTATACCCACGGTCGCGGCTCACTGACCTGTGTTTTTGCTGGCTATAAGCCTTGCCACTACGCCGACGAAATCATCAAGCAAACCGCCTACGACCCTGAAACCGACCTCGAGAACACTCCTGATTCCGTTTTCTGTGCTCACGGCGCCGGCTACGCCGTCAAGTGGAACAAAGTTCCGGACTTCGCTCACGTCGAAAGCGGGCTGCAATTTAAAAACTAG
- the hemH gene encoding ferrochelatase gives MAEQKTAVLLMGLGAPDTIEEVRDFYTGIHGGKPSEEMYQSVKKHYEIIGGTSPLGRITGEQAEDLQQKLDQDHPGEYKVYLAFKYAEPTIFGTIDQIVADGYTQIVGLPLFPERSYASGDYHNRAETRLAQYPQVSYRAVRGWWLDRNLIEYWADRLKDEQEVIDRPDTKVILSSHSLQTRVVKSGDPYTEQAVEVAKAVAKAAGLDESKYVIAWQNGGSTPEEWVLPDINDVAKDLVENQGIKTIVSGSLSFIADNLEVLFGVDVGFKKTVEGLGAKLIRLPLPNTDPLLIAALEDAVLGV, from the coding sequence ATGGCAGAACAGAAAACAGCAGTGTTGCTCATGGGTCTCGGCGCTCCCGATACCATTGAGGAAGTTCGCGATTTCTATACCGGCATCCACGGCGGCAAACCCAGCGAGGAAATGTACCAGTCGGTAAAGAAGCATTACGAGATCATCGGCGGCACTTCGCCGCTCGGCCGCATCACCGGCGAGCAGGCCGAGGATTTGCAGCAAAAGCTTGACCAGGACCATCCCGGCGAATATAAGGTCTATCTTGCTTTCAAATATGCAGAACCCACGATTTTCGGGACCATCGACCAGATTGTGGCCGACGGCTATACACAGATCGTCGGTCTGCCGCTGTTTCCGGAGCGTTCTTATGCCAGCGGTGACTACCACAACCGCGCCGAAACCCGGCTTGCGCAGTATCCGCAAGTCTCCTACCGTGCGGTTCGCGGCTGGTGGCTTGACCGTAATCTCATCGAATATTGGGCCGACAGGCTCAAGGATGAGCAGGAGGTCATCGACCGCCCGGACACGAAAGTCATCCTGAGTTCGCATAGCCTGCAGACGCGCGTGGTCAAAAGCGGTGACCCATATACCGAGCAGGCCGTCGAAGTCGCCAAAGCGGTGGCGAAGGCCGCCGGGCTTGACGAAAGCAAGTATGTCATCGCCTGGCAGAACGGCGGCAGCACACCGGAGGAATGGGTCCTGCCCGATATCAATGACGTGGCCAAGGACCTGGTCGAAAACCAAGGCATCAAGACCATCGTTTCGGGCTCGCTGAGCTTCATCGCCGACAATCTCGAGGTGCTCTTCGGTGTGGATGTCGGCTTCAAAAAGACCGTCGAGGGCTTGGGTGCCAAGCTCATTCGCCTCCCGTTGCCGAACACGGATCCGTTGCTCATCGCCGCGCTTGAGGATGCGGTGCTCGGGGTTTGA
- the hemH gene encoding ferrochelatase: MGQQVTAVLLMGFGTPYQSSDIMDFCTCMFGGHKPSEQVYEGVKSHYDALNMGGISPLAHVTDDQAEALQCRLDRDFPGRYKVYTGFKYIKPFIEDVADQIAADGITDVRGIALAPQYSTSTNEGYHRRAEAQFAKHPHMVYTAVRGWWSDEHLVRFWADRLAEVRETVAKPNTRVLLVSHSVKNTVIEGGDPYRDEAVNNAKAVAERAGLEDGKWSVAWQCGGPSADKWLAPDIEVAVRDFMSKGEADTFVVAPLSFIADNVEVLYDIDIELKANVEKLGGTLIRLRMPNDDPLLVEALEDLVYEGEIRAGAKVAAPCAR, from the coding sequence ATGGGCCAACAAGTCACGGCGGTGCTGCTGATGGGTTTCGGCACGCCATATCAATCCAGCGACATCATGGACTTCTGCACTTGCATGTTCGGCGGGCACAAGCCGAGCGAGCAGGTATACGAAGGTGTGAAATCGCATTATGACGCGCTAAACATGGGCGGCATCTCGCCGTTGGCCCACGTCACCGACGATCAGGCCGAAGCGTTGCAGTGCAGGCTTGATCGCGATTTTCCGGGCCGCTACAAGGTCTACACCGGCTTCAAATATATCAAGCCCTTCATCGAGGACGTGGCTGACCAGATCGCCGCCGACGGGATTACCGATGTGCGTGGCATTGCGCTCGCGCCGCAATATTCCACTTCGACTAACGAGGGCTACCATCGCCGTGCCGAGGCCCAATTCGCCAAGCATCCGCATATGGTCTACACTGCAGTGCGCGGCTGGTGGTCCGACGAGCATCTGGTTCGCTTCTGGGCCGACAGGCTTGCGGAAGTTCGTGAAACCGTCGCCAAGCCGAATACCAGAGTTTTGCTTGTTTCGCACAGCGTCAAGAACACCGTCATCGAAGGTGGCGACCCCTATCGCGACGAGGCGGTCAACAACGCCAAGGCGGTTGCCGAACGTGCCGGACTTGAAGACGGAAAGTGGTCGGTGGCTTGGCAGTGCGGCGGTCCTTCGGCCGACAAATGGCTGGCGCCGGACATTGAAGTCGCTGTGCGTGATTTTATGAGCAAAGGCGAGGCGGACACGTTCGTCGTGGCCCCGCTGAGTTTCATTGCCGACAACGTCGAGGTGCTCTACGACATCGATATCGAGCTCAAGGCCAACGTCGAAAAGCTCGGCGGCACGCTGATTAGGCTGCGCATGCCGAACGACGATCCGTTGCTGGTTGAGGCGTTGGAAGACTTGGTATATGAAGGCGAGATTCGAGCTGGGGCGAAGGTTGCCGCACCTTGCGCTCGATAA
- the hemH gene encoding ferrochelatase, which translates to MTSENSDNATSAPKKAVLLMAYGTPYKTEDLMGYYTNIRHGVKPPQKLYDELAGRYEAIGGTSPLAEITDDQVAGLQAALDHDHLGEYVVRKGFKYIEPYIAQTIDEFADAGITDIYGLPLAPQYSVYSVENYHERAQEALKKHPEIAYHPIRSWWKDENLIKFWADQLIAMKDLTDRADTKVIFSAHSLPMRIINGGDPYLDEVTNNAKTVAKAAGLRSDQYTIAWQSAGRTGEPWIGPDFKETAKDLIQNGGISTIVSGSLGFIVDNLEILDDVDIELKGEIESVGGKLRRLQMPNADPLLEAALEDAVLSAE; encoded by the coding sequence ATGACAAGTGAAAATTCCGACAACGCAACCTCCGCCCCGAAGAAGGCGGTGCTCCTGATGGCCTACGGCACTCCGTACAAAACCGAGGACCTGATGGGCTATTACACCAACATCCGGCATGGCGTGAAGCCGCCGCAGAAGTTGTATGACGAACTGGCCGGCCGTTACGAGGCCATCGGCGGCACCTCTCCGCTCGCCGAGATCACCGACGACCAGGTCGCCGGCCTGCAGGCCGCGCTCGACCACGACCATCTGGGCGAATATGTGGTGCGCAAGGGCTTCAAATACATCGAGCCCTATATCGCCCAGACTATCGACGAATTCGCTGACGCCGGCATCACCGATATCTACGGTCTTCCGCTGGCCCCACAATATTCGGTCTATTCTGTGGAAAACTATCACGAGCGCGCACAGGAAGCCCTGAAAAAGCATCCTGAAATCGCCTATCATCCCATCCGCAGCTGGTGGAAGGATGAGAACCTCATCAAGTTCTGGGCCGACCAGCTGATTGCGATGAAAGACCTCACCGACCGTGCTGACACCAAGGTCATTTTCAGTGCCCACAGCCTGCCGATGCGCATCATCAACGGCGGCGACCCGTACCTTGACGAGGTGACCAACAACGCCAAGACCGTGGCCAAGGCCGCCGGCTTACGTAGCGACCAATACACCATCGCCTGGCAGAGCGCCGGGCGCACCGGTGAGCCGTGGATCGGGCCCGACTTCAAGGAAACTGCAAAGGATCTCATTCAAAACGGTGGGATTTCGACCATCGTCTCGGGTTCTCTCGGCTTCATTGTCGACAATCTCGAGATTCTCGACGACGTCGACATCGAGCTCAAAGGCGAAATCGAATCCGTGGGCGGCAAGCTTCGTCGCCTGCAGATGCCGAACGCCGATCCACTGCTTGAAGCCGCGCTCGAAGACGCTGTTTTGAGCGCCGAATGA
- a CDS encoding MFS transporter yields the protein MSDAVSKTATEAATKAADAAKTVGRAVRKPPIWFYALVVFVTQLDSGSAGTLLSSIVKTFGLTTLSSSWVAGIYTLGLVVGTPIMANLSDTRGTKKVFLWELGFWFVGCLITAIAPMYPLMLAGRFIQAIGDSGIMVLAMNELMQAARKNHQGRRVSFVGVVAGLSAVAGPALAGMAIGMAKNWRVFYYGMLPVLLILFVMAWFVMDNQLAATSTKTDLAGLCSFSVALLTLMLGITLCQHFKQYWIMVLVLFVIAVVAFLLFLYSEKKLDKSTMPFLPISLFHNRSYVLTLVLAMVGGSLFSLFVYIPTYVFVVFHLSKALSGMTMMGTGLGSLIGSYVGGIFVDKLGNKKALIVSSAINGISVIGILLTAHSLPAFFVLSTLFGFGLGAFMSSPLQVIAGRLAAPDQRMQAIGGVSACKKIGMTIAPLIFASAQLIGSVHGNPTLTSFRAMFLVALLIAVVCIVLTLFIPFNKGNIDNDK from the coding sequence ATGAGTGACGCTGTATCCAAAACTGCGACCGAAGCCGCTACTAAAGCCGCCGACGCCGCGAAAACCGTCGGCCGTGCCGTGCGCAAACCGCCGATCTGGTTCTACGCACTGGTCGTCTTCGTCACCCAGCTTGACAGCGGTTCGGCGGGCACCCTGCTTTCCTCAATCGTCAAGACCTTCGGCCTTACGACGCTGAGCTCCTCGTGGGTCGCCGGCATCTACACGCTGGGCCTCGTGGTCGGCACGCCGATCATGGCGAACCTTTCCGACACCCGCGGCACCAAGAAGGTCTTCCTCTGGGAGCTTGGCTTTTGGTTCGTCGGCTGCCTGATCACCGCCATCGCCCCGATGTATCCGCTGATGCTCGCCGGCCGTTTTATCCAGGCCATCGGCGACAGCGGCATCATGGTGCTTGCGATGAACGAGCTTATGCAGGCCGCCCGCAAGAATCATCAGGGCCGCAGGGTCTCCTTCGTCGGCGTGGTCGCCGGACTTTCCGCCGTCGCGGGTCCGGCGCTTGCAGGTATGGCCATCGGCATGGCTAAGAACTGGCGCGTGTTCTATTACGGCATGCTTCCTGTCCTGCTCATCCTCTTCGTGATGGCGTGGTTCGTCATGGACAACCAGCTTGCGGCTACGAGCACCAAAACCGATCTGGCCGGCCTGTGCTCCTTCTCCGTGGCTCTTTTGACGCTGATGCTCGGCATCACCTTATGCCAGCATTTCAAGCAGTACTGGATCATGGTTCTCGTGCTCTTCGTCATCGCTGTGGTCGCGTTCCTGCTGTTCCTCTACTCCGAAAAGAAGCTTGACAAATCCACGATGCCGTTCCTGCCGATCAGCCTGTTCCACAACCGTTCCTACGTCCTGACGCTGGTACTTGCGATGGTCGGCGGCAGCCTCTTCTCTCTGTTCGTCTACATTCCCACCTATGTCTTTGTGGTATTTCACCTTTCCAAGGCGCTTTCCGGCATGACCATGATGGGCACTGGTTTGGGCAGTTTGATCGGTTCGTACGTCGGTGGCATTTTCGTCGACAAACTCGGAAACAAGAAGGCCTTGATCGTCTCGAGTGCCATCAACGGCATTTCCGTCATCGGCATCCTTCTGACGGCACACAGCCTTCCGGCGTTCTTCGTGCTTTCGACCCTGTTCGGCTTCGGCCTAGGCGCGTTCATGTCCTCGCCGCTGCAGGTCATCGCCGGACGCTTGGCCGCGCCGGACCAGCGTATGCAGGCCATCGGCGGCGTCTCGGCGTGCAAGAAGATCGGCATGACCATCGCCCCGCTCATCTTCGCCTCCGCCCAGCTCATCGGCAGTGTACACGGCAATCCGACGCTGACTTCGTTCCGCGCCATGTTCCTCGTCGCGCTGCTCATCGCGGTGGTGTGCATCGTGCTGACCCTATTCATCCCCTTCAACAAAGGAAACATCGATAATGACAAGTGA